One window from the genome of Haladaptatus paucihalophilus DX253 encodes:
- a CDS encoding APC family permease: MGKLGLKEAVAMAVGGMIGGGIYSAFGLVVSISGRLSWIAFLLAGIVALSAGYSYIKMNQYVGDRGGAPTYFHDLFGDTMLTGMVGWTLLFGYIVSMALYAYAFSSFFTKLFGRLAFNQIPIANLISILVIGAFVGLNLMGAGSTGKAEDFLTFFKVAVIGGFGIWGVYFAVTGNIFQPGFYEFMLNPTIGIADPFLGAAMSFVAFQGWQLLLYDQDKFSNPEETIRKAIYIAIPVATLLYVLVAFTTTSILELPVIMVSPETSLLYAALPFAGQLGALLIGFSALFSTASAVNATLFSSAQFSRELIEIGVLPDLTGVESDGGDGSSSESGSDGSDGSDSSDSDGSNSDSSNDSSNSNSNSDDGNSDESSDSDGNQIPSGIVIGLGVLSMAFAVYGSLMSITTFASLAFIAVFGGVSYVAYRERDNLDIHPTIPVVGTVGCTLFFPVLLYDLYVHSSSTFWLVVVIGLLVVGSELVYFKFAGAQTGGAQS, encoded by the coding sequence ATGGGAAAGCTCGGTCTCAAAGAGGCAGTAGCGATGGCTGTCGGCGGGATGATCGGAGGTGGTATCTACTCCGCCTTCGGCCTCGTCGTCTCCATCTCGGGACGCTTATCGTGGATCGCGTTCCTGCTCGCCGGAATCGTGGCACTCAGCGCGGGGTACAGTTACATCAAGATGAACCAGTACGTCGGCGACCGCGGCGGCGCGCCGACCTATTTTCACGACCTGTTCGGCGACACGATGCTGACGGGGATGGTGGGGTGGACGCTCCTGTTCGGATACATCGTCTCGATGGCGCTGTACGCCTACGCGTTCTCGTCGTTCTTCACGAAGCTGTTCGGTCGGCTCGCGTTCAATCAGATACCCATCGCAAATCTGATTTCCATCCTCGTCATCGGGGCGTTCGTCGGACTCAACCTGATGGGAGCCGGTTCGACCGGCAAAGCCGAGGACTTCCTCACGTTCTTCAAAGTCGCCGTCATCGGCGGCTTCGGAATCTGGGGCGTTTACTTCGCCGTCACGGGCAACATCTTCCAGCCGGGATTCTACGAGTTCATGCTCAACCCGACCATCGGCATCGCGGACCCGTTCCTCGGCGCGGCGATGTCGTTCGTGGCGTTTCAGGGCTGGCAGTTGTTGCTGTACGACCAAGATAAGTTCAGCAACCCGGAAGAGACGATTCGGAAAGCCATCTACATCGCCATCCCGGTGGCGACCCTGCTGTACGTCCTCGTCGCGTTCACGACGACGAGCATCCTCGAACTGCCCGTCATCATGGTCAGCCCGGAAACGTCGCTGCTGTACGCCGCGCTGCCGTTCGCGGGACAGCTCGGAGCGCTCCTCATCGGGTTCTCCGCGCTGTTTTCGACCGCGAGCGCGGTCAACGCGACGCTATTCAGCAGCGCGCAGTTCTCCCGGGAACTCATCGAAATCGGCGTCCTCCCGGACCTGACCGGCGTGGAAAGCGACGGCGGAGACGGGAGCAGTAGCGAGAGCGGAAGTGACGGCAGTGACGGGAGCGATAGCAGTGACAGCGACGGCAGCAACAGCGATAGCAGTAATGACAGCAGCAACAGCAACAGTAACAGCGACGACGGAAACAGCGACGAAAGCAGCGACAGCGACGGGAATCAGATTCCCTCGGGAATCGTCATCGGTCTCGGCGTGCTGTCGATGGCGTTCGCGGTGTACGGGAGCCTGATGAGCATCACGACGTTCGCGTCGCTCGCGTTCATCGCCGTCTTCGGCGGCGTGAGCTACGTCGCATACCGGGAACGTGACAACCTCGACATCCATCCGACGATACCCGTCGTGGGCACCGTCGGTTGTACGCTCTTCTTCCCGGTGTTGCTGTACGACCTGTACGTGCACAGTTCGTCCACGTTCTGGCTGGTCGTCGTCATCGGCCTGCTCGTGGTCGGCTCCGAACTGGTGTACTTCAAATTCGCCGGTGCGCAGACCGGAGGTGCGCAATCATGA
- a CDS encoding ABC transporter substrate-binding protein → MTKHEENGLTRRKLLASLGIAGAGALSGCSAIERVSGGNGSQLRIAQPLTATVLDPVVIESVPSAQVATQVFEGLYTYGEGTTLEPELADGEPKVSHGGTRYEVSLKSEPRFQNGNPVTAEDVKYSFEAPSHRDGNTSWRRGTPNKWEVDMIDTIETPDDHTVRFELSYPYDAFHEVLTRAVVPKSARDPDPETFAKNPVGSGPFQVDRFVPQKYAILTRWDDYWDSPKAAIDRLKFVSEYSGLSRTMSLKTGQNQLVEEVEPHLWKATNDQPNATVKSSESYDYTFLGFNCNGGPTSEEKVRKAVDYCVNFDEMVENILRPAGERTYSPLPHQLAEEWDMPVNEWKRIPNERNIEKARTLFRDAGVEAWAPKIAVPASKSSGDELLMMMANAVKQGLTLAGFQQASVEKYSWSVFHDKIVSGSPSDYHMFVTEWSAFPDPDAYVYPLFHQRAEGETNGVFYKNDDVMEKILNARKSDVHAKRRKLYEETITTLLEDRVHLPIYQPKNAFGVKKDLDDFQLSPMSEENPRFVGSEYRVTVGE, encoded by the coding sequence ATGACGAAACACGAGGAAAACGGACTGACGCGACGGAAACTGCTTGCATCGCTCGGAATTGCGGGCGCGGGCGCCCTGTCGGGCTGTTCGGCCATCGAACGGGTGTCCGGCGGAAACGGCTCGCAACTCCGAATCGCCCAACCGCTCACGGCCACGGTCCTCGACCCCGTGGTCATCGAAAGCGTGCCGTCGGCGCAGGTAGCCACGCAGGTGTTCGAAGGCCTGTACACCTACGGCGAGGGGACGACGTTGGAACCCGAACTCGCCGACGGCGAACCGAAGGTGAGCCACGGCGGGACGCGGTACGAGGTGTCGCTGAAGTCGGAACCGCGGTTCCAAAACGGAAACCCAGTCACGGCGGAGGACGTGAAATACTCGTTCGAAGCGCCGAGCCACCGGGACGGGAACACGTCGTGGCGGCGGGGGACGCCGAACAAGTGGGAGGTGGACATGATAGACACCATCGAGACGCCCGACGACCACACGGTGCGGTTCGAACTGTCGTACCCGTACGACGCCTTCCACGAGGTGCTCACCCGGGCCGTCGTCCCCAAATCGGCCCGCGACCCCGACCCCGAGACGTTCGCCAAAAACCCGGTCGGCTCCGGGCCGTTTCAGGTGGACCGGTTCGTGCCCCAGAAGTACGCGATTCTGACGCGCTGGGACGACTACTGGGACTCGCCGAAGGCCGCAATCGACCGGTTGAAGTTCGTCTCGGAGTACTCGGGGCTGTCGCGGACGATGAGCCTGAAGACGGGGCAAAACCAGCTAGTCGAGGAGGTAGAGCCCCACCTCTGGAAGGCGACGAACGACCAACCGAACGCGACCGTGAAATCCAGCGAGAGCTACGATTACACGTTCCTCGGCTTCAACTGCAACGGCGGGCCGACCTCGGAGGAGAAAGTCCGGAAGGCGGTCGATTACTGCGTCAACTTCGACGAGATGGTGGAGAACATCCTCCGTCCGGCGGGCGAGCGCACGTACAGCCCGCTTCCACACCAGTTGGCCGAGGAGTGGGACATGCCCGTCAACGAGTGGAAGCGGATACCCAACGAGCGGAACATCGAGAAAGCGCGAACGCTGTTCCGCGACGCGGGCGTCGAGGCGTGGGCACCGAAGATAGCCGTTCCGGCGTCGAAGAGTTCCGGCGACGAGCTGCTGATGATGATGGCGAACGCCGTAAAGCAGGGGCTGACGCTCGCCGGGTTCCAGCAGGCCAGCGTCGAGAAGTACTCGTGGTCGGTGTTCCACGACAAAATCGTCTCGGGGTCGCCGAGCGACTACCACATGTTCGTCACGGAGTGGTCGGCGTTTCCCGACCCGGACGCCTACGTCTATCCCCTGTTCCACCAGCGGGCGGAGGGCGAGACGAACGGCGTGTTCTACAAGAACGACGACGTGATGGAGAAGATACTGAACGCGCGGAAATCGGACGTGCACGCGAAGCGGAGGAAACTCTACGAGGAGACCATCACGACCCTGCTGGAGGACCGCGTGCACCTGCCGATATACCAGCCGAAGAACGCCTTCGGGGTGAAAAAGGACCTCGACGACTTCCAGCTGTCCCCGATGTCGGAGGAGAACCCGCGGTTCGTCGGTTCGGAGTATCGGGTCACGGTCGGCGAGTAA
- the thyA gene encoding thymidylate synthase, whose protein sequence is MKQYLGLVEDVLRDGTYKPNRTGVDTISTFSQHYEVDLREGYPLLTTKKMDGFRWDSMLHELLWYLSGEEHIRNLREKTGIWNEWADEDGTLDTAYGRFWRRFPVPEEGLPGESWPEADHRWMNEDGTFDQIQYLIDGLDENPNSRRFVVSAWHPANAAVSTLPPCHYTFVVNVQGDTLNLHLTQRSGDVALGIPFNVAAYALLATVLARQTGFEVGKFAHTIVDAHVYCGEGDRGEWYRDNLEDLQTRLADVTQKSEYEEVREWLESEAPEEETEAMDHVPGLLTQLSRTPKSRPEIEVAADSIDELTYDDIVLREYDAHPGIKFSVAE, encoded by the coding sequence ATGAAGCAGTACCTCGGACTCGTCGAGGACGTCCTCCGGGACGGGACGTACAAGCCCAATCGAACCGGCGTGGACACGATTTCGACCTTCAGCCAGCACTACGAGGTGGACCTGCGCGAGGGGTACCCCTTGCTGACCACGAAGAAGATGGACGGGTTCCGCTGGGACTCGATGCTCCACGAACTCCTCTGGTATCTCTCCGGCGAGGAGCACATCCGGAACCTCCGCGAGAAGACCGGCATCTGGAACGAGTGGGCCGACGAGGACGGCACCCTCGACACGGCCTACGGCCGATTTTGGCGACGGTTCCCGGTCCCCGAGGAGGGACTGCCGGGCGAATCGTGGCCCGAGGCGGACCACCGCTGGATGAACGAGGACGGAACGTTCGACCAGATTCAGTACCTCATCGACGGCCTCGACGAGAATCCGAACTCCCGTCGCTTCGTCGTCTCCGCGTGGCATCCCGCGAACGCGGCCGTCTCGACGCTCCCGCCGTGTCACTACACCTTCGTCGTCAACGTGCAGGGCGACACACTGAACCTCCACCTCACCCAGCGCTCGGGCGACGTGGCGCTCGGCATCCCGTTCAACGTCGCGGCCTACGCCCTGCTGGCGACGGTGCTCGCCCGCCAGACCGGCTTCGAGGTCGGGAAGTTCGCCCACACCATCGTGGACGCGCACGTCTACTGCGGCGAAGGCGACCGCGGGGAGTGGTACCGCGACAACCTCGAAGACCTCCAGACGCGTCTCGCCGACGTTACCCAAAAATCCGAGTACGAGGAGGTCCGTGAGTGGCTCGAATCCGAAGCCCCCGAGGAGGAGACGGAGGCGATGGACCACGTGCCGGGGCTGCTGACCCAACTCTCGCGCACCCCGAAATCTCGGCCCGAAATCGAGGTGGCGGCGGATTCCATCGACGAGTTGACCTACGACGACATCGTGCTCCGGGAGTACGACGCCCACCCCGGCATCAAATTCAGCGTGGCCGAATGA
- a CDS encoding dihydrofolate reductase yields the protein MTRLVCIAAVAENGVIGRDGDMPWHYSADLRHFKETTMGHPVVMGRTTYESIAGQLDGPLPGRTNVVLSRSNPDLPEEVVLVHSVEEAIETVEELDDTAFVIGGATVYEQFLPHADELILTEIHDEYEGDTHFPEWDPKEWTEVERDEREELDFVRYER from the coding sequence ATGACCCGTCTCGTCTGCATCGCCGCGGTCGCCGAAAACGGCGTCATCGGACGCGACGGCGACATGCCGTGGCACTACTCGGCCGACTTGCGCCACTTCAAGGAGACCACGATGGGCCATCCGGTCGTCATGGGGCGGACGACCTACGAGAGCATCGCGGGGCAACTCGACGGCCCGCTTCCGGGTCGAACCAACGTCGTCCTGAGTCGGTCGAATCCCGACCTGCCCGAGGAAGTCGTCCTCGTCCACAGCGTCGAGGAGGCGATAGAGACGGTCGAAGAACTGGACGACACAGCCTTCGTCATCGGCGGTGCGACGGTGTACGAGCAGTTCCTCCCGCACGCGGACGAACTGATTCTGACCGAGATTCACGACGAGTACGAGGGTGATACCCACTTCCCGGAGTGGGACCCGAAAGAGTGGACGGAAGTCGAGCGCGACGAGCGCGAGGAATTGGATTTCGTTCGCTACGAGCGGTGA